A window of the Ostrea edulis chromosome 1, xbOstEdul1.1, whole genome shotgun sequence genome harbors these coding sequences:
- the LOC125678860 gene encoding eukaryotic translation initiation factor 4 gamma 3-like isoform X4, which yields MHLRGLNMHEIELGNKPPNGPFPRTPSLQSYVEMNERKVKSPNSGHHQGHPQQRSITPHQRGQTPPQFTGRVPEEVQFYSQHQQPLIKQPFNIPPPQPQGQSAVYTHELNKQAQVPPRLPAHSAGLVQQSAMYQQQQSMRPQGSVPFFRQSAPPGNVMASNQYAQMPQQQNPQQYTQQSMTYQIMAPSMTGQNFGQIIMQPNPLNIQTPRMNNSQYPNMGNQQSMHFPSMGQPTNTQFYNNPVMFTAQPNRPPSNPPLQSEKRVKKPLSIIDPNTGKDLTNEILHTKESKEGESSHRSTPPSGPGSGSRGTPDTSAAPVVQGNIAAQFAAQVAATLRSEGRSSEVDVQREHSEEELSASPTVVPEIHAESENLTIPISDQVDSAPSQELTNDKLAEVSSNPHSLSNSVSDSNGDEGFAEPKDSISVENSEAIVPITGNEPPSLPNSTETPSDVVPPSSVVEETSASEASQEENVSQITSEVKTEGDNVQPEEKASKEELSTEVQPEPPVKDVDVPVKETVDVKKGKKKAKDFNKKDVSGTDMDAFMDSSAQETKPTPNVEEQKEAVETVQPDVPKIEIKIEDKVVQDENEKNQEKNEDADLTNEDDKATLELKYKYKEDQWSPLNPEGKRLYDRDFLLSIQYSSESVQKPAGLPDLPDIILDKPHSAQGGGRSSFTSFNPDNGRSFDFTPGFVRGQPRGPSMTRGGSNSQRSRGVTPRKVISIGSISQDVTLHKAESAWKPGRKAEQAESDETTKNTEELYKKVRSILNKLTPQKFQTLVKQVSEMEITTEERLKGVTDLIFEKAISEPGFSVAYASMCRYLAMIKVPSSSKQGEFVNFRAILLTRCQKEFEKDKDSEKEMEERRKVIAETQDPKKKEELIEELVFSETKARRRSLGNIRFIGELFNLKMLTENIMHDCLFKLLRAKDEESLECLCRLLSTIGKELDSDKAKPRMDQYFTQMDKIVIEKKTSSRVRFMLQDVIDLRKCKWVPRRDENNPKTLDQIHKEAQKEEQERQIFLQQANAQQKAQGRGGGARGSRGPPGSGMMSSDGWNTVGKPNIRVDRQSIDPSRLKITKQNLDESNIQLGPGGGTNRFSGWQRGSTGGGARNSQEQEKSNAPSNRFSALSKPEDDSRGRFGTSPARGDGRGRSGGGFGRPQSRGITPRSSMEQEKERALAAVRDVVGGQTTPRQGHSRESSRGREPRKIEVEKISKPAPPVAKELTEEEMVKKTKAILDEYLHVQDIKEAILCVEELKSPSVMHTFVSTAVNHVLERSAIARNQTGLLLHDLVKKTVLSGSIYIEGLTEILQFAEDMEIDIPKIWQYFGELIGPMVQDGSVPLNFLRKAAEPLKANNKAGLLVAEILHAASHREGHKKVGSLWRQSSLQWSDFMEAANIDQFIKEKKLEFTTGDDSQPSTPTVSISMENVEGKLHQLLVKEKADNEAIFDWIEECVDEVTVKSKKFIRALMTAVCESAISGSGSGARVLPEVIKNRGNLLQKYLDHQAESELQALYALQALVHKLEHPQGVLRTLFDTLYDEDIISEDGFNQWEKSKDPNEQEGKGVAMKQVVQFFTWLREADEDLSDS from the exons ATGCATCTGAGAGGCTTGAACATGCAC GAGATAGAGCTTGGAAACAAGCCCCCAAACGGTCCTTTCCCAAGGACTCCATCATTGCAAAGTTACGTTGAAATGAATGAACGGAAGGTAAAGTCACCGAATTCAGGACATCATCAAGGACATCCCCAGCAAAGATCCATAAC ACCTCACCAAAGAGGCCAGACTCCCCCACAGTTCACTGGTA GAGTTCCAGAAGAAGTCCAGTTCTACTCTCAACATCAACAACCTTTGATAAAACAG CCTTTTAATATACCTCCACCTCAACCGCAAGGACAGAGTGCAGTGTACACTCATGAACTAAACAAACAGGCTCAAGTGCCCCCTAGACTTCCAGCACATAGTGCTGGGCTGGTACAACAATCCGCTATGTATCAGCAACAACAGAGTATGAGACCCCAAGGTTCCGTG CCTTTCTTCAGACAGAGTGCGCCACCAGGTAATGTGATGGCTAGCAACCAATATGCACAGATGCCACAGCAACAAAATCCACAGCAGTACACACAGCAAAGCATGACGTACCAGATAATGGCCCCTAGTATGACAGGGCAAAACTTTGGACAAATTATCATGCAGCCTAATCCTTTG AACATACAGACTCCAAGGATGAACAATTCACAATACCCTAATATGGGAAATCAGCAAAGTATGCATTTCCCTTCGATGGGACAACCCACAAATACCCAGTTCTATAACAATCCAGTGATGTTTACTGCCCAACCAAATCGCCCACCATCTAATCCACCGTTACAATCTGAAAAGCGAGTGAAGAAACCTTTAAGCATTATAGATCCCAACACGGGGAAAGACTTGACAAATGAAATACTGCATACAAAAGAGAGTAAGGAAGGAGAGTCATCACACAGATCCACCCCACCAAGTGGCCCAGGCTCTGGATCCAGAGGGACTCCAGATACg TCTGCTGCTCCGGTTGTACAAGGGAATATTGCGGCGCAGTTTGCTGCTCAAGTGGCTGCCACACTACGATCAGAAGGAAGGTCATCAGAGGTAGATGTTCAGCGAGAACACTCCGAAGAGGAATTGTCAGCATCTCCTACTGTAGTGCCAGAAATCCATGCAGAGAGTGAAAATCTGACAATACCTATAAGTGATCAAGTGGACAGTGCCCCTTCACAAGAGCTAACAAATGATAAATTGGCAGAAGTCAGTAGTAATCCCCACAGTCTTTCAAACAGTGTGTCCGACTCCAATGGAGATGAAGGATTCGCAGAGCCCAAGGACTCTATTTCTGTAGAGAATAGTGAGGCAATCGTTCCCATCACAGGAAATGAACCTCCCTCATTACCTAACTCTACTGAAACCCCTTCTGATGTGGTGCCCCCGAGTAGTGTAGTAGAGGAAACCTCAGCATCTGAGGCCTCTCAAGAGGAAAATGTGTCCCAAATCACATCTGAGGTAAAAACTGAAGGGGATAATGTACAACCAGAAGAGAAAGCCAGCAAAGAAGAGCTCTCTACAGAAGTTCAACCCGAACCACCTGTTAAAGATGTCGATGTTCCTGTAAAAGAAACAGTTG ATGTGAAGAAAGGAAAGAAGAAGGCCAAAGATTTTAACAAGAAAGACGTGTCTGGAACAGATATGGATGCCTTCATGGATAGTTCT GCCCAGGAGACTAAGCCCACGCCTAACGTGGAAGAACAGAAGGAAGCTGTTGAGACAGTCCAACCAGATGTGCCAAAAATAGAAATCAAGATTGAAGACAAGGTCGTACAAGACGAGAATGAGAAAAACCAGGAGAAGAACGAGGATGCCGATCTAACCAATGAAGATGACAAAGCTACTCTCGAGCTCAAGTACAAGTATAAGGAAG ACCAGTGGAGTCCTCTTAATCCTGAGGGAAAGCGTCTGTATGACAGAGATTTCCTTCTTAGCATCCAGTATTCCAGTGAATCTGTACAGAAACCTGCAGGTTTACCCGATCTTCCAGATATTATCTTGGACAAG CCACATAGTGCCCAGGGTGGTGGTAGATCGTCCTTTACAAGTTTTAATCCTGATAATGGTCGTTCATTTGATTTCACACCAGGTTTTGTTCGAGGCCAACCAAGA GGTCCTTCAATGACAAGAGGAGGAAGCAACAGCCAGAGGAGTCGTGGAGTAACCCCACGTAAAGTTATCTCTATTGGGTCAATCTCGCAGGATGTTACCCTACATAAAGCGGAATCGGCCTGGAAGCCAGGAAGAAAAGCAGAGCAAGCGGAAAGTGACGAGACAACAAAAAATACAGAG GAATTGTACAAGAAAGTCCGCAGTATTCTGAACAAATTAACACCACAGAAATTTCAAACTTTGGTGAAACAAGTTTCTGAAATGGAAATTACCACGGAGGAAAGACTGAAGGGTGTAACTGATCTTATATTTGAAAAG GCTATCAGTGAACCTGGATTCAGTGTTGCATATGCCAGTATGTGTAGATATCTAGCAATG ATTAAAGTACCTTCCTCTTCCAAACAAGGGGAGTTTGTCAACTTCCGTGCAATATTATTGACCAGATGTCAGAAAGAGTTTGAAAAAGACAAAGATTCAGAAAAAGAGATGGAAGAGAGACGCAAAGTCATTGCGGAAACACAG gATCCGAAGAAAAAGGAGGAGCTTATCGAAGAATTGGTATTTTCGGAGACTAAAGCGAGAAGGCGCTCGTTGGGAAATATCAG GTTCATTGGCGAGCTGTTCAACTTGAAGATGCTGACTGAAAACATCATGCATGATTGCCTCTTCAAACTTCTGAGAGCTAAAGATGAAGAAAGTTTAGAATGTCTCTGCAGGCTTCTCTCAACAATTGGAAAAGAGTTGGATTCAGACAAGGCCAAG CCAAGAATGGATCAGTATTTTACTCAAATGGACAAAATAGTTATTGAAAAGAAGACATCTTCACGAGTGAGATTCATGTTACAAGATGTCATTGATCTCAGAAAG TGTAAATGGGTTCCAAGGAGAGATGAAAATAACCCAAAGACACTGGATCAAATTCACAAAGAGGCTCAAAAGGAAGAGCAAGAGAGACAGATCTTCTTACAGCAGGCCAATGCACAGCAGAAAGCTCAAGGCCGAGGAGGTGGAGCCAGAG GATCAAGGGGTCCACCTGGGTCAGGAATGATGTCTAGTGATGGATGGAATACTGTGGGCAAACCCAACATCAGGGTGGACAGACAGTCTATTGACCCGTCAAGACTCAAAATCACCAAG CAAAATCTCGATGAGTCCAACATCCAGCTTGGTCCTGGTGGAGGAACCAACCGATTTTCTGGCTGGCAGCGAGGAAGCACCGGAGGAGGGGCCAGAAATTCCCAGGAACAAGAAAAATCCAATGCACCCAGCAATAG GTTTTCTGCACTTAGTAAGCCTGAAGATGATAGTAGAGGTAGATTTGGAACGAGTCCTGCTCGTGGAGACGGACGAGGACGAAGTGGCGGAGGATTTGGTCGCCCACAAAGTCGTGGTATTACTCCCAGGTCTTCCATGGAGCAAGAGAAGGAACGAGCTCTTGCTGCTGTTAG GGATGTGGTTGGTGGCCAAACCACGCCACGCCAAGGTCACAGTAGGGAGAGTAGTCGAGGGCGTGAACCCCGCAAAATTGAGGTGGAGAAGATCAGCAAACCAGCTCCTCCAGTGGCAAAGGAGCTAACAGAAGAAGAGATGGTGAAGAAGACCAAGGCTATCCTTGACGAGTATCTACACGTACAGGATATAAAG GAGGCCATTCTTTGTGTTGAGGAGCTGAAGTCTCCATCTGTCATGCATACATTTGTCAGCACAGCAGTGAACCATGTATTGGAGAGGTCTGCTATAGCAAGGAATCAGACTGGACTTCTCTTGCATGATTTAGTTAAAAAGACTGTTTTGTCTGGCTCTATATACATTGAGGG GCTTACTGAAATTCTTCAGTTTGCTGAAGACATGGAAATTGACATTCCAAAAATTTGGCAATATTTCGGTGAGCTCATCGGTCCAATGGTTCAAGACGGAAGTGTGCCTCTGAACTTCCTTCGCAAAGCTGCCGAACCCCTGAAAGCAAATAATAAAGCTGGACTTTTGGTTGCTGAGATTCTACATGCTGCTAGTCATAGAGAG GGCCATAAAAAGGTTGGGTCTCTTTGGAGACAGTCTAGTCTACAATGGAGTGACTTCATGGAAGCTGCCAATATTGATCAGTTCATCAAAGAAAAA AAACTTGAATTCACTACTGGAGATGACAGCCAGCCAAGCACACCAACAGTGTCAATATCCATGGAGAATGTTGAGGGGAAACTGCATCAACTTCTTGTCAAGGAAAAAGCGGATAATGAAGCCATCTTCGATTGGATCGAG GAATGCGTAGATGAGGTAACTGTCAAGAGCAAGAAGTTTATACGTGCCTTGATGACAGCTGTTTGTGAAAGTGCAATAAGCG GATCTGGAAGTGGTGCTCGTGTGCTTCCGGAAGTGATCAAAAATAGAGGAAATTTGcttcagaaatatttggatCACCAAGCGGAATCTGAACTGCAAGCTTTGTATGCATTACAAGCCCTTGTTCACAAGCTGGAGCATCCACAGG GAGTGTTGCGCACCCTATTTGATACCTTGTATGATGAGGACATTATTTCTGAAGATGGATTTAATCAGTGGGAAAAAAGTAAAGATCCCAATGAGCAAGAGGGAAAAGGAGTCGCAATGAAACAAGTAGTTCAGTTCTTCACATGGTTACGAGAGGCTGATGAAGACCTGAGCGACAGCTGA
- the LOC125678860 gene encoding eukaryotic translation initiation factor 4 gamma 3-like isoform X2: MHLRGLNMHEIELGNKPPNGPFPRTPSLQSYVEMNERKVKSPNSGHHQGHPQQRSITPHQRGQTPPQFTGRVPEEVQFYSQHQQPLIKQPFNIPPPQPQGQSAVYTHELNKQAQVPPRLPAHSAGLVQQSAMYQQQQSMRPQGSVPFFRQSAPPGNVMASNQYAQMPQQQNPQQYTQQSMTYQIMAPSMTGQNFGQIIMQPNPLNIQTPRMNNSQYPNMGNQQSMHFPSMGQPTNTQFYNNPVMFTAQPNRPPSNPPLQSEKRVKKPLSIIDPNTGKDLTNEILHTKESKEGESSHRSTPPSGPGSGSRGTPDTSAAPVVQGNIAAQFAAQVAATLRSEGRSSEVDVQREHSEEELSASPTVVPEIHAESENLTIPISDQVDSAPSQELTNDKLAEVSSNPHSLSNSVSDSNGDEGFAEPKDSISVENSEAIVPITGNEPPSLPNSTETPSDVVPPSSVVEETSASEASQEENVSQITSEVKTEGDNVQPEEKASKEELSTEVQPEPPVKDVDVPVKETVDVKKGKKKAKDFNKKDVSGTDMDAFMDSSAQETKPTPNVEEQKEAVETVQPDVPKIEIKIEDKVVQDENEKNQEKNEDADLTNEDDKATLELKYKYKEDQWSPLNPEGKRLYDRDFLLSIQYSSESVQKPAGLPDLPDIILDKPHSAQGGGRSSFTSFNPDNGRSFDFTPGFVRGQPRGPSMTRGGSNSQRSRGVTPRKVISIGSISQDVTLHKAESAWKPGRKAEQAESDETTKNTEELYKKVRSILNKLTPQKFQTLVKQVSEMEITTEERLKGVTDLIFEKAISEPGFSVAYASMCRYLAMIKVPSSSKQGEFVNFRAILLTRCQKEFEKDKDSEKEMEERRKVIAETQDPKKKEELIEELVFSETKARRRSLGNIRFIGELFNLKMLTENIMHDCLFKLLRAKDEESLECLCRLLSTIGKELDSDKAKKSTEKNSIVQEQFDTKPRMDQYFTQMDKIVIEKKTSSRVRFMLQDVIDLRKCKWVPRRDENNPKTLDQIHKEAQKEEQERQIFLQQANAQQKAQGRGGGARGSRGPPGSGMMSSDGWNTVGKPNIRVDRQSIDPSRLKITKQNLDESNIQLGPGGGTNRFSGWQRGSTGGGARNSQEQEKSNAPSNRFSALSKPEDDSRGRFGTSPARGDGRGRSGGGFGRPQSRGITPRSSMEQEKERALAAVRDVVGGQTTPRQGHSRESSRGREPRKIEVEKISKPAPPVAKELTEEEMVKKTKAILDEYLHVQDIKEAILCVEELKSPSVMHTFVSTAVNHVLERSAIARNQTGLLLHDLVKKTVLSGSIYIEGLTEILQFAEDMEIDIPKIWQYFGELIGPMVQDGSVPLNFLRKAAEPLKANNKAGLLVAEILHAASHREGHKKVGSLWRQSSLQWSDFMEAANIDQFIKEKKLEFTTGDDSQPSTPTVSISMENVEGKLHQLLVKEKADNEAIFDWIEECVDEVTVKSKKFIRALMTAVCESAISGSGSGARVLPEVIKNRGNLLQKYLDHQAESELQALYALQALVHKLEHPQGVLRTLFDTLYDEDIISEDGFNQWEKSKDPNEQEGKGVAMKQVVQFFTWLREADEDLSDS; encoded by the exons ATGCATCTGAGAGGCTTGAACATGCAC GAGATAGAGCTTGGAAACAAGCCCCCAAACGGTCCTTTCCCAAGGACTCCATCATTGCAAAGTTACGTTGAAATGAATGAACGGAAGGTAAAGTCACCGAATTCAGGACATCATCAAGGACATCCCCAGCAAAGATCCATAAC ACCTCACCAAAGAGGCCAGACTCCCCCACAGTTCACTGGTA GAGTTCCAGAAGAAGTCCAGTTCTACTCTCAACATCAACAACCTTTGATAAAACAG CCTTTTAATATACCTCCACCTCAACCGCAAGGACAGAGTGCAGTGTACACTCATGAACTAAACAAACAGGCTCAAGTGCCCCCTAGACTTCCAGCACATAGTGCTGGGCTGGTACAACAATCCGCTATGTATCAGCAACAACAGAGTATGAGACCCCAAGGTTCCGTG CCTTTCTTCAGACAGAGTGCGCCACCAGGTAATGTGATGGCTAGCAACCAATATGCACAGATGCCACAGCAACAAAATCCACAGCAGTACACACAGCAAAGCATGACGTACCAGATAATGGCCCCTAGTATGACAGGGCAAAACTTTGGACAAATTATCATGCAGCCTAATCCTTTG AACATACAGACTCCAAGGATGAACAATTCACAATACCCTAATATGGGAAATCAGCAAAGTATGCATTTCCCTTCGATGGGACAACCCACAAATACCCAGTTCTATAACAATCCAGTGATGTTTACTGCCCAACCAAATCGCCCACCATCTAATCCACCGTTACAATCTGAAAAGCGAGTGAAGAAACCTTTAAGCATTATAGATCCCAACACGGGGAAAGACTTGACAAATGAAATACTGCATACAAAAGAGAGTAAGGAAGGAGAGTCATCACACAGATCCACCCCACCAAGTGGCCCAGGCTCTGGATCCAGAGGGACTCCAGATACg TCTGCTGCTCCGGTTGTACAAGGGAATATTGCGGCGCAGTTTGCTGCTCAAGTGGCTGCCACACTACGATCAGAAGGAAGGTCATCAGAGGTAGATGTTCAGCGAGAACACTCCGAAGAGGAATTGTCAGCATCTCCTACTGTAGTGCCAGAAATCCATGCAGAGAGTGAAAATCTGACAATACCTATAAGTGATCAAGTGGACAGTGCCCCTTCACAAGAGCTAACAAATGATAAATTGGCAGAAGTCAGTAGTAATCCCCACAGTCTTTCAAACAGTGTGTCCGACTCCAATGGAGATGAAGGATTCGCAGAGCCCAAGGACTCTATTTCTGTAGAGAATAGTGAGGCAATCGTTCCCATCACAGGAAATGAACCTCCCTCATTACCTAACTCTACTGAAACCCCTTCTGATGTGGTGCCCCCGAGTAGTGTAGTAGAGGAAACCTCAGCATCTGAGGCCTCTCAAGAGGAAAATGTGTCCCAAATCACATCTGAGGTAAAAACTGAAGGGGATAATGTACAACCAGAAGAGAAAGCCAGCAAAGAAGAGCTCTCTACAGAAGTTCAACCCGAACCACCTGTTAAAGATGTCGATGTTCCTGTAAAAGAAACAGTTG ATGTGAAGAAAGGAAAGAAGAAGGCCAAAGATTTTAACAAGAAAGACGTGTCTGGAACAGATATGGATGCCTTCATGGATAGTTCT GCCCAGGAGACTAAGCCCACGCCTAACGTGGAAGAACAGAAGGAAGCTGTTGAGACAGTCCAACCAGATGTGCCAAAAATAGAAATCAAGATTGAAGACAAGGTCGTACAAGACGAGAATGAGAAAAACCAGGAGAAGAACGAGGATGCCGATCTAACCAATGAAGATGACAAAGCTACTCTCGAGCTCAAGTACAAGTATAAGGAAG ACCAGTGGAGTCCTCTTAATCCTGAGGGAAAGCGTCTGTATGACAGAGATTTCCTTCTTAGCATCCAGTATTCCAGTGAATCTGTACAGAAACCTGCAGGTTTACCCGATCTTCCAGATATTATCTTGGACAAG CCACATAGTGCCCAGGGTGGTGGTAGATCGTCCTTTACAAGTTTTAATCCTGATAATGGTCGTTCATTTGATTTCACACCAGGTTTTGTTCGAGGCCAACCAAGA GGTCCTTCAATGACAAGAGGAGGAAGCAACAGCCAGAGGAGTCGTGGAGTAACCCCACGTAAAGTTATCTCTATTGGGTCAATCTCGCAGGATGTTACCCTACATAAAGCGGAATCGGCCTGGAAGCCAGGAAGAAAAGCAGAGCAAGCGGAAAGTGACGAGACAACAAAAAATACAGAG GAATTGTACAAGAAAGTCCGCAGTATTCTGAACAAATTAACACCACAGAAATTTCAAACTTTGGTGAAACAAGTTTCTGAAATGGAAATTACCACGGAGGAAAGACTGAAGGGTGTAACTGATCTTATATTTGAAAAG GCTATCAGTGAACCTGGATTCAGTGTTGCATATGCCAGTATGTGTAGATATCTAGCAATG ATTAAAGTACCTTCCTCTTCCAAACAAGGGGAGTTTGTCAACTTCCGTGCAATATTATTGACCAGATGTCAGAAAGAGTTTGAAAAAGACAAAGATTCAGAAAAAGAGATGGAAGAGAGACGCAAAGTCATTGCGGAAACACAG gATCCGAAGAAAAAGGAGGAGCTTATCGAAGAATTGGTATTTTCGGAGACTAAAGCGAGAAGGCGCTCGTTGGGAAATATCAG GTTCATTGGCGAGCTGTTCAACTTGAAGATGCTGACTGAAAACATCATGCATGATTGCCTCTTCAAACTTCTGAGAGCTAAAGATGAAGAAAGTTTAGAATGTCTCTGCAGGCTTCTCTCAACAATTGGAAAAGAGTTGGATTCAGACAAGGCCAAG AAAAGTACTGAGAAAAACTCCATTGTGCAAGAACAGTTTGATACTAAG CCAAGAATGGATCAGTATTTTACTCAAATGGACAAAATAGTTATTGAAAAGAAGACATCTTCACGAGTGAGATTCATGTTACAAGATGTCATTGATCTCAGAAAG TGTAAATGGGTTCCAAGGAGAGATGAAAATAACCCAAAGACACTGGATCAAATTCACAAAGAGGCTCAAAAGGAAGAGCAAGAGAGACAGATCTTCTTACAGCAGGCCAATGCACAGCAGAAAGCTCAAGGCCGAGGAGGTGGAGCCAGAG GATCAAGGGGTCCACCTGGGTCAGGAATGATGTCTAGTGATGGATGGAATACTGTGGGCAAACCCAACATCAGGGTGGACAGACAGTCTATTGACCCGTCAAGACTCAAAATCACCAAG CAAAATCTCGATGAGTCCAACATCCAGCTTGGTCCTGGTGGAGGAACCAACCGATTTTCTGGCTGGCAGCGAGGAAGCACCGGAGGAGGGGCCAGAAATTCCCAGGAACAAGAAAAATCCAATGCACCCAGCAATAG GTTTTCTGCACTTAGTAAGCCTGAAGATGATAGTAGAGGTAGATTTGGAACGAGTCCTGCTCGTGGAGACGGACGAGGACGAAGTGGCGGAGGATTTGGTCGCCCACAAAGTCGTGGTATTACTCCCAGGTCTTCCATGGAGCAAGAGAAGGAACGAGCTCTTGCTGCTGTTAG GGATGTGGTTGGTGGCCAAACCACGCCACGCCAAGGTCACAGTAGGGAGAGTAGTCGAGGGCGTGAACCCCGCAAAATTGAGGTGGAGAAGATCAGCAAACCAGCTCCTCCAGTGGCAAAGGAGCTAACAGAAGAAGAGATGGTGAAGAAGACCAAGGCTATCCTTGACGAGTATCTACACGTACAGGATATAAAG GAGGCCATTCTTTGTGTTGAGGAGCTGAAGTCTCCATCTGTCATGCATACATTTGTCAGCACAGCAGTGAACCATGTATTGGAGAGGTCTGCTATAGCAAGGAATCAGACTGGACTTCTCTTGCATGATTTAGTTAAAAAGACTGTTTTGTCTGGCTCTATATACATTGAGGG GCTTACTGAAATTCTTCAGTTTGCTGAAGACATGGAAATTGACATTCCAAAAATTTGGCAATATTTCGGTGAGCTCATCGGTCCAATGGTTCAAGACGGAAGTGTGCCTCTGAACTTCCTTCGCAAAGCTGCCGAACCCCTGAAAGCAAATAATAAAGCTGGACTTTTGGTTGCTGAGATTCTACATGCTGCTAGTCATAGAGAG GGCCATAAAAAGGTTGGGTCTCTTTGGAGACAGTCTAGTCTACAATGGAGTGACTTCATGGAAGCTGCCAATATTGATCAGTTCATCAAAGAAAAA AAACTTGAATTCACTACTGGAGATGACAGCCAGCCAAGCACACCAACAGTGTCAATATCCATGGAGAATGTTGAGGGGAAACTGCATCAACTTCTTGTCAAGGAAAAAGCGGATAATGAAGCCATCTTCGATTGGATCGAG GAATGCGTAGATGAGGTAACTGTCAAGAGCAAGAAGTTTATACGTGCCTTGATGACAGCTGTTTGTGAAAGTGCAATAAGCG GATCTGGAAGTGGTGCTCGTGTGCTTCCGGAAGTGATCAAAAATAGAGGAAATTTGcttcagaaatatttggatCACCAAGCGGAATCTGAACTGCAAGCTTTGTATGCATTACAAGCCCTTGTTCACAAGCTGGAGCATCCACAGG GAGTGTTGCGCACCCTATTTGATACCTTGTATGATGAGGACATTATTTCTGAAGATGGATTTAATCAGTGGGAAAAAAGTAAAGATCCCAATGAGCAAGAGGGAAAAGGAGTCGCAATGAAACAAGTAGTTCAGTTCTTCACATGGTTACGAGAGGCTGATGAAGACCTGAGCGACAGCTGA